The Methanomethylovorans hollandica DSM 15978 genome includes a region encoding these proteins:
- a CDS encoding PINc/VapC family ATPase, whose protein sequence is MKREGQSITRIASDTSAIIDGAISSRIKSGDYAGVQVIISEAVVAELEAQANRGLEIGFKGLEELQELRRLATQGIIELVFAGRRPNLDEVKLAGGGEIDALIREAAQENNALFVTADRVQSQVAIAKGLEVDFIAPHFIEHRPLKIEQFFTEDTMSVHLKNGVSPMAKRGSIAAVEFVKIREETCTYGELKFISRELIERVRSDPASFMELDFNGASVLQIGNMRIAIANPPFSDEIEITAVRPVAKVSLDQYRLSTVLKERIKEQRGILIAGPPGAGKSTFAAGVAIYLHEMGYVVKTMEAPRDLQVPKEITQYAPLDGSMEKTADILLLVRPDYTIYDEVRKTNDFHVFADMRLAGVGMIGVVHANRAVDAIQRLIGRVELGVIPQVVDTVIFVNKGEISKVQILEFTVKVPSGMTEADLARPVIIVTDLESGRTEYEIYTYGDQVVVMPVGLEVKRPSWKLAEGEVKEVIERYATGPVQVEMISDHKAFVHVLENDMPRVIGKGGNVIDNIEKILGIHIDVRKFESGEVKEKTYQKEKTLQKEFRPIIEKTKKHLILNISGLAAHDVEVYAGDEFLFSATVGRHGDIKVREDSAVADSILSAIEDGELVTVRPL, encoded by the coding sequence ATGAAGAGAGAGGGTCAAAGCATAACCCGTATTGCCAGTGATACGAGTGCTATAATTGATGGTGCTATATCTTCACGGATAAAGAGTGGCGATTATGCAGGAGTCCAGGTAATAATTTCTGAAGCGGTGGTTGCTGAGCTTGAAGCTCAGGCTAACCGTGGCCTTGAAATTGGTTTTAAAGGATTGGAAGAGCTGCAAGAATTGCGCAGACTTGCGACTCAGGGAATTATAGAACTCGTTTTTGCCGGCAGGCGGCCAAATCTGGATGAAGTGAAACTTGCTGGCGGCGGGGAGATAGATGCACTAATTAGAGAAGCAGCTCAGGAAAATAATGCTTTGTTCGTGACTGCTGACAGAGTACAGTCACAAGTTGCAATAGCAAAGGGATTAGAAGTTGATTTTATTGCTCCCCACTTTATTGAGCATCGTCCTCTTAAAATAGAACAGTTCTTCACAGAAGATACGATGTCAGTACACCTAAAAAATGGTGTCAGCCCAATGGCTAAGAGAGGAAGCATAGCTGCAGTGGAATTTGTAAAGATAAGGGAAGAAACATGCACTTATGGAGAACTTAAATTCATTTCAAGGGAACTCATTGAGCGGGTGCGCAGTGATCCTGCCTCCTTCATGGAACTGGATTTCAATGGGGCATCGGTGCTTCAGATAGGCAACATGCGCATAGCTATTGCCAATCCGCCATTCTCGGATGAGATAGAGATCACGGCTGTTAGGCCAGTGGCAAAAGTATCTCTTGACCAATACCGCCTGAGTACAGTACTTAAGGAGCGTATAAAAGAACAGCGCGGAATTCTTATAGCCGGACCTCCGGGTGCTGGGAAGTCCACATTTGCTGCAGGTGTAGCCATATACCTGCATGAGATGGGGTACGTGGTAAAGACCATGGAAGCTCCGCGGGATCTGCAGGTACCCAAAGAGATCACACAATATGCTCCTCTGGATGGTAGCATGGAAAAAACGGCGGACATCCTCCTGCTGGTCAGACCTGACTATACAATATATGATGAGGTAAGAAAGACCAATGATTTCCATGTCTTTGCAGACATGCGGTTGGCGGGCGTGGGCATGATAGGTGTCGTACATGCCAACAGAGCCGTGGACGCAATACAAAGACTTATTGGGCGGGTGGAGCTGGGAGTCATACCCCAGGTAGTGGACACAGTGATCTTTGTCAACAAAGGCGAGATATCTAAAGTGCAGATACTGGAATTCACTGTGAAGGTCCCATCTGGAATGACAGAGGCTGACCTGGCAAGGCCTGTGATCATAGTAACTGATCTGGAAAGTGGCAGAACCGAGTATGAGATCTACACCTATGGAGACCAGGTAGTAGTGATGCCTGTTGGCCTTGAAGTTAAGAGACCTTCCTGGAAGCTCGCAGAAGGAGAAGTGAAAGAAGTAATAGAACGATATGCTACCGGACCTGTTCAGGTAGAAATGATCTCAGACCATAAAGCCTTCGTACATGTACTTGAAAATGACATGCCCAGAGTCATTGGAAAAGGTGGGAATGTTATCGATAATATCGAAAAAATACTAGGCATCCACATAGACGTGCGCAAGTTCGAATCTGGAGAGGTGAAAGAAAAAACATATCAGAAAGAAAAAACTCTTCAAAAGGAGTTCCGTCCCATCATCGAGAAAACAAAAAAGCATCTAATATTGAACATCTCTGGACTTGCGGCCCATGATGTCGAAGTCTACGCAGGAGATGAGTTCCTATTCAGTGCTACAGTAGGTCGTCATGGAGATATAAAAGTAAGAGAGGATTCAGCAGTTGCAGACAGTATCCTTTCAGCAATAGAGGACGGAGAACTGGTCACAGTCAGGCCACTATAA
- a CDS encoding methylenetetrahydrofolate reductase: MAVTFREKLQSHRFIVTTEVTPPKGVETSYFLSDAEQLKQYVDAFNVTDNQKAVMRMSPLAVGKLLKDAGHETILQITCRDRNRLALQSDLLGAWALGIRNICVMTGDHTTKGDHPDTKPVYDLDSVQLLDTIRKLKLGYDLSGNSLERSPDFVVGAVSNTDPTQPMQHIKLRKKVSMGVDFIQTQAVYDTKEFACFLEKVKDIDVPIIAGIIPLRSAKMARFMNENIPGIRVPDELITRMEYAKEPVQEGLEIAVQSIRELKNMCRGIHLMPVGQHTHSKEILKMAGLAEGRTQNEQ; encoded by the coding sequence ATGGCAGTCACTTTTAGAGAGAAGCTCCAATCACATAGATTCATTGTCACCACAGAGGTCACACCTCCAAAAGGTGTTGAAACTTCGTATTTCCTATCAGACGCAGAACAATTAAAGCAGTATGTGGATGCTTTCAACGTGACAGATAATCAAAAAGCTGTCATGCGCATGAGTCCTCTGGCCGTTGGGAAGTTGTTAAAGGATGCAGGGCATGAGACCATCTTACAGATTACGTGCAGGGACCGCAATAGACTGGCCCTGCAATCTGATCTGCTTGGGGCCTGGGCTTTGGGAATACGGAACATATGTGTTATGACAGGGGACCATACCACCAAAGGTGATCACCCTGATACAAAACCAGTATATGACCTTGATTCAGTGCAACTACTGGACACAATTAGAAAACTGAAACTGGGATATGATCTTTCTGGGAACAGCTTGGAAAGATCTCCTGATTTTGTAGTGGGGGCCGTCTCAAATACAGATCCCACACAACCCATGCAGCATATCAAACTTCGAAAGAAGGTGAGTATGGGTGTGGATTTTATTCAGACCCAGGCAGTGTACGATACCAAAGAATTTGCATGTTTTCTGGAAAAGGTAAAGGACATCGATGTGCCTATAATAGCCGGTATCATACCTCTCAGATCTGCAAAGATGGCAAGGTTCATGAACGAAAACATTCCGGGAATAAGGGTGCCAGATGAACTCATCACCAGAATGGAATATGCCAAAGAACCTGTACAGGAAGGACTCGAGATAGCTGTGCAGTCGATCCGTGAACTCAAAAACATGTGCAGAGGCATACATTTGATGCCTGTGGGACAACATACCCATAGCAAAGAAATATTAAAGATGGCAGGATTGGCAGAAGGAAGAACACAAAATGAGCAATAG
- the cofE gene encoding coenzyme F420-0:L-glutamate ligase: MSNSEHEYSCDNTLMQLLGIRTPIIRQGDDLVQILLESLEKQGTKLQNGDIIVLAESAVATSEGRVVRLADIEPTEEACELALNYQLDPREMQLIIEECDEIFGGVPGAALTITRGTLSPNAGIDSSNAPDGCVVLLPEDPQKSAAFIRKGLEKAFSCHIGVIVGDSRTQPLRLGCVGIALGTSGIEPVEDARGSLDIFGKELKITRKAVADNIVSAAQLVMGEAGESIPAVIIKGAPVKMIEGSVEMPLFSREECMYYSNINKNRK, from the coding sequence ATGAGCAATAGCGAACATGAGTATTCATGCGACAACACACTAATGCAGTTGCTAGGCATCAGGACACCCATCATAAGGCAGGGTGATGATTTGGTCCAGATACTTCTGGAATCCCTTGAAAAACAGGGAACAAAACTGCAGAATGGTGATATTATAGTGCTGGCAGAATCTGCTGTAGCTACCTCTGAAGGAAGAGTTGTAAGGTTAGCTGACATTGAACCCACTGAAGAAGCCTGCGAACTTGCCCTGAATTACCAGCTCGATCCAAGAGAAATGCAGCTGATAATAGAGGAATGTGATGAGATATTCGGAGGAGTTCCCGGAGCAGCATTGACCATTACCAGAGGAACACTTTCACCGAATGCCGGGATAGATAGCTCGAATGCCCCGGATGGTTGTGTAGTACTCCTGCCGGAAGACCCACAGAAAAGTGCGGCTTTCATCCGAAAAGGGCTTGAAAAAGCATTTTCATGCCACATAGGCGTCATCGTTGGCGACAGCCGCACCCAGCCATTAAGGCTTGGATGCGTAGGCATAGCTCTTGGAACTTCAGGCATAGAACCCGTGGAAGATGCAAGAGGGTCACTTGATATATTTGGCAAGGAACTGAAGATAACTCGCAAAGCAGTGGCCGATAATATAGTATCTGCTGCACAGCTGGTGATGGGAGAAGCAGGAGAGAGTATACCTGCGGTAATTATAAAGGGGGCGCCTGTGAAGATGATAGAAGGTTCTGTAGAGATGCCATTGTTCTCAAGGGAAGAATGCATGTATTACAGCAATATAAACAAAAACAGAAAATGA
- a CDS encoding dihydrolipoyl dehydrogenase encodes MKEYDLIIVGTGSGMNYIGSMMDADPEMKVAVIDKDEPGGICLTRGCIPSKILLYPAELVTEIYKAQHFGINVQVKSINFTKIMERMRSKISSDMRSIEEGLRANPRIDYYKATAEFIEPYTLKAGDIILKGKMIFLCTGSRPSIPSVKGLKEVDHLTSDDVLKISELPENLAIIGGGYIAAEYGHFFSAMGSKVTIIGRNSYFLPQAEPEISVLAKRMMSERMEIITNHDVLEVKQVPEGKQLLLKDRGTGKEKQIVASDILVATGRESNSDLLKPEKGDIEVDNMGWIKVDEHLESSQKNIWVIGDAIGKHLFKHVANHESTIVYYNAVLGRKATVDFHAVPGAVFSEPEIATVGMSEIEAVEQYGEDNIIIGFYRFQDTGKGLAMDLEDEFVKVILEKKTDKILGAHIIGPHASVLIHEIIPVMYTPDQSAAPIMYSMDIHPSLSEVIKRAFYSRMPVNEYHMILKALSLE; translated from the coding sequence GTGAAAGAATACGATCTTATTATTGTTGGCACAGGTTCCGGAATGAACTATATTGGCTCCATGATGGATGCAGACCCGGAAATGAAAGTAGCTGTTATAGATAAGGATGAGCCAGGTGGTATCTGTCTTACAAGAGGCTGCATACCCTCTAAGATCCTTCTATATCCTGCTGAACTGGTAACTGAGATCTATAAAGCTCAGCATTTTGGTATCAACGTTCAGGTCAAAAGCATCAATTTCACCAAGATAATGGAGCGTATGCGTAGCAAGATCTCTTCCGATATGCGGTCCATTGAAGAAGGCCTACGTGCTAATCCCCGAATTGATTATTACAAAGCTACTGCAGAGTTCATTGAACCATATACTTTGAAGGCAGGAGACATAATTCTCAAAGGAAAGATGATCTTCCTGTGCACAGGTTCAAGGCCATCTATTCCCTCTGTTAAAGGGCTTAAAGAAGTAGATCATCTCACAAGTGATGATGTACTTAAGATCTCAGAACTACCCGAAAATCTGGCGATCATCGGTGGCGGTTATATCGCGGCAGAATATGGTCATTTCTTTTCAGCAATGGGCTCTAAGGTCACTATCATTGGGCGTAATTCATATTTCCTTCCTCAGGCAGAACCCGAGATCTCGGTGCTTGCAAAACGTATGATGTCAGAGCGCATGGAAATTATTACAAATCATGACGTATTGGAAGTAAAACAAGTTCCGGAAGGTAAACAGCTTCTTCTGAAAGACAGGGGAACCGGTAAAGAGAAACAGATCGTAGCATCTGATATTCTTGTTGCCACAGGCAGAGAATCCAATTCCGATCTTCTTAAGCCTGAAAAGGGTGATATTGAGGTAGATAACATGGGTTGGATCAAAGTTGATGAACATCTTGAAAGTTCTCAGAAGAATATTTGGGTTATAGGCGACGCTATAGGCAAACACCTCTTTAAACATGTGGCAAATCATGAATCAACAATCGTCTACTACAATGCCGTTCTCGGACGGAAGGCCACCGTGGATTTCCATGCAGTTCCAGGCGCTGTGTTCTCAGAGCCCGAGATTGCCACTGTCGGTATGTCAGAAATAGAAGCTGTAGAACAATACGGAGAAGACAATATCATAATCGGCTTTTATCGTTTCCAGGATACAGGTAAAGGGCTTGCCATGGATTTGGAGGATGAATTTGTGAAAGTCATTCTGGAAAAGAAAACGGATAAGATACTAGGGGCCCATATCATAGGTCCTCATGCTTCGGTGCTCATCCATGAGATCATTCCTGTCATGTATACTCCGGACCAGAGCGCTGCTCCTATCATGTACTCAATGGATATCCACCCTTCACTGAGCGAGGTAATCAAAAGGGCCTTTTATTCAAGGATGCCCGTGAATGAGTATCATATGATTCTTAAGGCTTTAAGCCTGGAATGA